The DNA sequence ATTTTTATTCCACTAGCTAAATCATTGTTCAAGCTGTAACCAGTTTTTACAAGGAGGGTAAACGAAACTAAATTCCTTTTGATTGAAGGAATACAATAAATTGAATCTAAATCCAAAAAATTTCCACTATCTAAGACTAGTCTAACTGTTCCAATAGCTTTGACCGCCACCTTCATGCCGTTTCCAGCGCATATATTGCACTCACTCCTTCTTGGAGTCCTGCTCCTTAGATACCCCTACATCGAAGTAATAATATGTATCGGTGAGCCCGAATCCAACCACCGAGAATCAGGAGTAACATCTATCAAATTAATCTCAATGGGAAAAATTACGTTACCTGATTTCTTTGCAATCCACTTCTTGTATGAGTTGCAATCCCTCTTCATGTGCCCCTCCTTTTTACAAAAGAAGCACTTGAATTTTCCCTCACCCTTGGCCTGAAAAGGTTTCTTAACTCCTGAAGTAGATGGTTTGCTAGGGTCACTCATAGCTTTACCTTTTTTCTTCTGCCACTGTGGCTTACTGACCAGATTCACATCCCTTGTCACTTCCTTCTCACTTCTAATTCTGCTCTCTTCTTGCACACACACAGCAATGAGCTCATTCATGCTCCACTTATCTTTCTGGGCAGCATAGGTGGTTTTCAGCTGGTTGAGCTGACTAGGCAAAGAATTCAGGGCTTGGTGAACTATAAGGGTATAAGCTGGTCTTGCAGAGGCATATCTAAGTCTTTCAGCTTTGTGGCAACATCAATGAACTTCATTATATGCTCCCTAATTCCCACAGAAGCAGTATACTTCAGATTATTCAGGGTGTTCAACAGAATGCTAGTTTCagctttttcattctctttgaACATTTCTGCAATTAAGTCCAGATACTCTCTTGCTGTTGCCTTATCTGGGAAGCTACCCTTCACAGCATCACTCATAAGCCTTTTCATAATCAACAGAGACATCCTATTGGCCCTAATCCACTTAACAAACTTCACCCTATCTTGGGCTGTGCTTGCATTAGTAATCACAGGTGCCTCTTTAGTTAAACAATTATCAATATTTCCCAGGTACAGCTCAATATCAGACCTCCACTTCTTAAAGTTGTGTCCATTAAGTGGCTCAATAGTAGCTAAACTTAGTCCTGAGTTGTTCAttgctgaaaaagaaaagaaaagaagtctaAGTTTTCTTTCATGAAGTTTTATGAGAGTTTAAgtttaaagaaaaacaaacaatcataaaatatagggaaaatttcacaaatggtcactcaactatgacttattcgacactttggtcactgaagtttcaaatatatcactttggtcactcaactattacattgtcaatcacttaagtcactttgttaatttttttcattaaaaaaaattataaaaaatactctttgggtgacttaagtgattgacaatgtaatagttgagtgaccaaagtgatatatttgaaacttcagtgaccaaagtgtcgaatgagtcatagttgagtgaccatttgtggaattctccctaaTAAAGCAATCTGCAAGTTATATAGCAGTCAGACATATAACTTAAAATAACACAGAATCAAGCCCcaatttctctttattttcatcaagtctCCATGTGTGTTAGAACATGATAAAACTCTTTAGGTTCCTTATCAAAAAACCAATATTAATCAAGCTGCTATATTATATGTTCAGTCATAATCTGTGtgataagaaaagaacaaatAAACCAGATGCATGTTTGATCAAAATGTAGTGTGCTATTTTGCATTCTAAAGTACATCAATAGTCAATCCTCCTGTAAAAGATACAATTGCGATTTAAAAGCAAAATACAATTTCCTTGCGATTTAAAAGCAAAATACAATTTCCTGATCCTGTAACTTCATGAACGATAAAAGTTTCAACAATGGTTTGCTGTGTGCAAAATTCATTATCAAAACATCTATATTCCAGAACCAGCAGCTGGTACTTTATGTCTTCACTTGTGAATATAGTTTAGAACACTAGCTGTTCTtgcattttaaaaattttaacagATATTTGCAGATTTGGGAGACTTTAGTAGTTAAAATTTTTTGTAGGCGTATTGACAGACGATAGTGATCATATAATTGCAGGATTAGGATTATGCATTTCACAACATGATTTAACCAAACACAATCACAGCAGCAATCATATTAGATCACAATCCATCAAGCGAGAAATGTAAATTCCATCTGGGCACCAGCCTAGTGTCTTAAGTGCGCCCCAGGTGCGCTCTAGGGTTCTTATGCATATAAATTACTGAGAAATTATACAATTTCAAAGGAATCGATGAGAACGTACCCGGACGCTCCCGCGCTGCATAAGCTGGTTAGTCTGATCAAATTTGGTGTAcagatgtgtatatatatatatatatatatatatatacatgatttTTGAAATCTAGAGACTAACCAATCACCCATGGCAAgcaaaaaaaatcaattgaagCACAACACGTATGATCTCTAAAGCCCCAAAATTCCCAACTGAGTGGAAGGAGTAGTCATTGTGAAAACAAGGTTCTAATATTTGTTCATTTGACGTTCTTTTGTTGTTTCATAGTCTGACATTAAAGAAAGCTAAAGAAAGGAACATTTCCAAAACTCTGAAGCATTTTCATAACAAAATCGGTTTATGCATTTTGTGagatgctctgataccaaactgcaAACATACATATAGCACATATACGCAATCACTCACAAATGTACATAAACACTGATTATAACATAGCTTGATACACTtgcaggaatatatatatataagatggtGTTGAAGAAAATTCTCGCAGTTGAAGCAGTAGTTGCGAACTGGTACAAATATTTTGTACCAGCTTTTGCAAGGGAGGTATTGGAGGAAATTTATCTTTGGGCAACGAAAAATGTAGAAAGATATGAGCAATTTCAAAACTCTATCACATTTATGATGCTCTTGTTCTGTTTACGGGATGTAATTTTGCTATGAATTCTAGGATTGGTTTGGGTGCCGCTTTCGTTTTTGGCAGGGTCGGTTTGGGCAGCGTTTTCTGTTCTAGTAGGATCAATATGGGCGGCGATTTCTTTCGTAGTAGGATTGATTTGGTCAGCGGTTCCTTTTTTGCTAGTTTCTGCTTTGGTTTTATATGTTGTCTTTTTCATTTGGAGAGACCATGCTCAACATGCGTTGTTTCTGATAAAGAAAAAGGAATTTGTAGTTGCTGGAACTGCCGCTTGCTTAGAGTTGCTGCTCCTCTATCGTTCAACAAGCTTCAGTCTGATTGACACAGGTAATGTCAAATAAATTGGAATAAAGtttataagggaaaaaaaaaaaaaaaaggttttcaggtacattaatgtaccaatACATTAAaaagataataatttatttttctagtAAAATGTAGataatgtttaaggaaaaccaaaattgggagagaattgagtcgtacttttattgataataggggcttctttatatagaggattacaagacatagaatcagagttatacaaggaaagataatcatacaattaatcggatatgaatatctccgagaatatctctaattcaaaaccctattacaactaagtcaaataacctagagtttgggccagacacatattctggatttacttgaatacttccccttgtgtcgcccaaaagtggtgctcctctcgttgcctcattaaaaaccttgccgagtaacaaaaatccggtgggacaaaaataatctcggtcgaaagggaaaaagagcacaacacacccttcacttttcaagaccatacatgtagacatcttcccctgatgtctgcatgtccc is a window from the Rosa chinensis cultivar Old Blush chromosome 2, RchiOBHm-V2, whole genome shotgun sequence genome containing:
- the LOC112183781 gene encoding uncharacterized protein LOC112183781 is translated as MNNSGLSLATIEPLNGHNFKKWRSDIELYLGNIDNCLTKEAPVITNASTAQDRVKFVKWIRANRMSLLIMKRLMSDAVKGSFPDKATAREYLDLIAEMFKENEKAETSILLNTLNNLKYTASVGIREHIMKFIDVATKLKDLDMPLQDQLIPL